Proteins encoded in a region of the Phaenicophaeus curvirostris isolate KB17595 chromosome 1, BPBGC_Pcur_1.0, whole genome shotgun sequence genome:
- the PPEF1 gene encoding serine/threonine-protein phosphatase with EF-hands 1 has protein sequence MGSIIGTMGCTSSVADRKSENVIRAAILIQNWYRFTMARLEMRRRYSLSIFQSIEYADEQDQLQLSNFFTFMLDYCTQPDTVSHLFTSPSVSQVVDEGLCLTEFEKKIHVPDSYYGPRLSFPLTVEDANALLHAFRNEQLLHARYVLQLLCETRRVLKEMPNITHLSTSYSKDITVCGDLHGNLDDLLLIFYKNGLPSEQNRYVFNGDFVDRGKNSMEILIILFAFLLIYPNDLHLNRGNHEDYIMNLRYGFTKEVSKKYKDHGKQILCLLQDVFSWLPLATIIDSKVLILHGGISDTTDLDFLNALERNKLKSLMRPPKSVTNRQDPVKERTTTTRPSKHIANQNVAGKPQHISSSGSTELSGSNLPSDPSLKEWKQILDILWSDPRSQNGCTPNKRRGGGCYFGPDVTAKLFERYNLKMLIRSHEFKPEGYEISHDGKVITIFSASNYYEEGSNRGAYIKLNPELIPRFVQYQVSKYTRRQNLRERVGTIESSALKSLREKIYARRSELTSAFAEYDVNGTGKISVNDWAAAMESVLQLGLPWRMLRPQLAHVNADGEVDFMSCFYDLKIDQPIKEVQPALAETLCRYRKDLEIIFNVIDKDHSGLISLEEFGQTWKLFMSHLGIDVCDEALDKLVLHIDYNKDGNIDFNEFLEAFHVVHRLEKKTNS, from the exons TCATTAGAGCTGCCATCCTCATCCAGAATTGGTACCGCTTTACAATGGCTCGACTAGAAATGAGGCGCCGCTATTCTCTGAGCATCTTTCAGTCAATCGAATATGCTGATGAGCAAGATCAACTACAG CTATCCAACTTTTTTACATTCATGCTGGATTACTGTACTCAGCCAGATACAG TTTCTCATCTTTTCACCAGTCCTAGTGTTTCTCAGGTGGTGGATGAAGGCTTATGTTTGACAGAATTTGAAAAGAAGATTCATGTTCCAGACTCCTATTATGGACCACGACTCTCTTTCCCCCTTACTGTTGAAGATGCCAAtgctcttctccatgctttCAGGAATGAACAA ctgCTTCATGCCCGCTATGTactgcagctgctctgtgaaACTAGGAGGGTTCTCAAAGAGATGCCAAACATCACCCACCTTTCAACTTCCTACTCCAAGGATATAACTGTCTGTG GAGATTTGCATGGAAACCTGGATGATCTTTTGCTGATATTCTATAAG AATGGTCTGCCCTCAGAACAAAACCGTTATGTCTTTAATGGTGATTTTGTTGACAGAGGGAAAAATTCTATGGAAATACTTATAATCctgtttgcatttcttcttaTCTACCCCAATGATTTACACTTGAATAGAGGAAACCATGAAGACTACATCATGAACCTGAG ATATGGCTTCACAAAAGAAGTTTCAAAGAAGTACAAG GACCACGGGAAACAAATTTTGTGTCTTTTGCAAGATGTCTTTAGCTGGCTTCCCCTCGCTACTATCATTGATAGCAAAGTTCTTATCCTACACGGAGGGATTTCGGACACCACAGATTTGGATTTCCTAAATGCACTTGAGAGAAATAAG ttGAAATCTTTGATGCGGCCACCAAAATCAGTGACAAACAGACAGGACCCAGTGAAGGAGAGAACTACCACAACCAGACCGAGTAAACACATTGCCAACCAGAACGTTGCGGGAAAACCACAGCACATCTCTTCATCGGGCTCAACTGAGCTTTCAGGCTCAAATTTGCCTTCAGATCCCTCCCTGAAGGAATGGAAACAA ATCCTTGACATTCTCTGGAGTGACCCAAGAAGCCAAAACGGCTGCACACCAAACAAGCGTCGAGGAGGAGGTTGTTACTTTGGCCCCGACGTCACTGCCAAGCTGTTTGAAAGGTATAATCTGAAAATGCTCATCAGGTCTCATGAATTTAAGCCGGAAGGTTATGAGATCAGTCATGATGGGAAG GTTATCACCATATTTTCTGCCTCCAACTATTACGAGGAGGGGAGCAACCGAGGAGCATACATCAAACTGAATCCTGAACTGATTCCTCGCTTTGTGCAGTATCAAGTCAGCAAGTACACACGCAGGCAGAATCTTCGGGAGAG GGTGGGTACAATTGAATCATCTGCCTTAAAGTCCTTGCGAGAGAAGATTTATGCTCGCAGGTCTGAACTCACTAGTGCTTTTGCAGAGTATGATGTCAATGGCACAG GCAAGATTTCTGTCAATGACTGGGCAGCGGCAATGGAGTCTGTCCTACAGCTGGGACTGCCCTGGAGGATGCTGCGGCCTCAGTTAGCGCACGTGAACGCAGATGGAGAAGTTGACTTCATGTCGTGCTTTTACGATTTGAAAATAGATCAACCTATAAAAGAG GTTCAGCCAGCTTTGGCAGAAACACTGTGCAGATACAGAAAGGATCTGGAGATCATCTTTAACGTCATTGACAAAGACCACTCAG GTCTGATTTCTCTCGAGGAGTTCGGCCAGACATGGAAACTCTTCATGTCTCACCTGGGCATCGATGTATGCGATGAAGCCCTTGACAAGTTAGTCCTCCACATAGATTACAACAAGGACGGCAATATTGACTTCAATGAATTTTTAGAGGCCTTTCACGTGGTTCACAGACTAGAGAAAAAGACAAACTCATAA